The Pongo abelii isolate AG06213 chromosome 21, NHGRI_mPonAbe1-v2.0_pri, whole genome shotgun sequence genome has a window encoding:
- the BMP2 gene encoding bone morphogenetic protein 2 → MVAGTRCLLALLLPQVLLGGAAGLVPELGRRKFAASSSGRPSSQPSDEVLSEFELRLLSMFGLKQRPTPSRDAVVPPYMLDLYHRHSGQPGSPAPDHRLERAASRANTVRSFHHEESLEELPETSGKTTRRFFFNLSSIPTEEFITSAELQVFREQMQDALGNNSSFHHRINIYEIIKPATANSKFPMTRLLDTRLVNQNASRWESFDVTPAVMRWTAQGHANHGFVVEVTHLEEKQGVSKRHVRISRSLHQDEHSWSQIRPLLVTFGHDGKGHPLHKREKRQAKHKQRKRLKSSCKRHPLYVDFSDVGWNDWIVAPPGYHAFYCHGECPFPLADHLNSTNHAIVQTLVNSVNSKIPKACCVPTELSAISMLYLDENEKVVLKNYQDMVVEGCGCR, encoded by the exons ATGGTGGCCGGGACCCGCTGTCTTCTAGCGTTGCTGCTTCCCCAGGTCCTCCTGGGCGGCGCGGCTGGCCTCGTTCCGGAGCTGGGCCGCAGGAAGTTCGCGGCGTCGTCGTCGGGCCGCCCCTCATCCCAGCCCTCTGACGAGGTCCTGAGCGAGTTCGAGTTGCGGCTGCTCAGCATGTTCGGCCTGAAACAGAGACCCACCCCCAGCAGGGACGCCGTGGTGCCCCCCTACATGCTAGACCTGTATCACAGGCACTCGGGTCAGCCGGGCTCACCCGCCCCAGACCACCGGTTGGAGAGGGCAGCCAGCCGAGCCAACACTGTGCGCAGCTTCCACCATGAAG AATCTTTGGAAGAACTACCAGAAACGAGTGGGAAAACAACCCGAAGATTCTTCTTTAATTTAAGTTCTATCCCCACGGAGGAGTTTATCACCTCAGCAGAGCTTCAGGTTTTTCGAGAACAGATGCAAGATGCTTTAGGAAACAATAGCAGTTTCCATCACCgaattaatatttatgaaatcaTAAAACCTGCAACAGCCAACTCGAAATTCCCCATGACCAGACTTTTGGACACCAGGTTGGTGAATCAGAATGCAAGCAGATGGGAAAGTTTTGATGTCACCCCCGCTGTGATGCGGTGGACTGCACAGGGACACGCCAACCATGGATTCGTGGTGGAAGTGACCCACTTGGAGGAGAAACAAGGTGTCTCCAAGAGACATGTTAGGATAAGCAGATCTTTGCACCAAGATGAACACAGCTGGTCACAGATAAGGCCATTGCTAGTAACTTTTGGCCATGATGGAAAAGGGCATCCTCTCCACAAAAGAGAAAAACGTCAAGCCAAACACAAACAGCGGAAACGCCTTAAGTCCAGCTGTAAGAGACACCCTTTGTACGTGGACTTCAGTGACGTGGGGTGGAATGACTGGATTGTGGCTCCCCCGGGGTATCACGCCTTTTACTGCCACGGAGAATGCCCTTTTCCTCTGGCTGATCATCTGAACTCCACTAATCACGCCATTGTTCAGACGTTGGTCAACTCTGTTAACTCTAAGATTCCTAAGGCGTGCTGTGTCCCGACAGAACTCAGTGCTATCTCGATGCTGTACCTTGACGAAAATGAAAAGGTTGTATTAAAGAACTATCAGGACATGGTTGTGGAGGGTTGTGGGTGTCGCTAG